A genome region from Syntrophorhabdaceae bacterium includes the following:
- a CDS encoding nuclear transport factor 2 family protein has protein sequence MKSSYRIAFVLLLAFLLGACQPQQRTFTEGEKETVRKEVKDQFNQLISAVNQSNADAWSKYYSKDEFLSATAGTDYYATRSAWVDLITKHFAMRDRQHVEPLEVRVTPLAPNVALMTSRENSEMTLKSGKHTKSKHVFTMIWKKEPEGWKIVHSQESWTDEQVK, from the coding sequence ATGAAATCGTCGTATCGGATTGCATTTGTTCTCCTCCTGGCCTTTCTTCTTGGTGCGTGCCAACCGCAACAACGGACCTTCACCGAGGGAGAAAAGGAAACGGTCAGGAAAGAAGTCAAAGATCAGTTCAATCAACTGATCTCGGCAGTAAATCAGTCGAATGCGGATGCATGGTCCAAGTATTATAGCAAGGACGAGTTTCTATCAGCAACGGCCGGCACAGATTATTATGCTACCCGAAGTGCGTGGGTAGATCTGATCACGAAACATTTCGCAATGCGAGATCGTCAGCACGTTGAGCCTCTCGAAGTACGAGTTACCCCACTGGCCCCAAACGTAGCCCTTATGACAAGCCGGGAGAATTCGGAGATGACGTTGAAAAGTGGAAAGCATACCAAATCCAAACATGTTTTCACGATGATATGGAAAAAAGAACCGGAGGGCTGGAAGATCGTCCATTCTCAGGAATCGTGGACGGACGAGCAAGTCAAATGA
- a CDS encoding choice-of-anchor D domain-containing protein has protein sequence MSLSFGSVRPGATSSLKTITVKNTGTSDLVIGSIDITGTNASEFSQTNNCTNITAGASCVVSGTFAPTPPSGNKSAIVSITSNDPAKLTVNVKLSGTTAVVPRDAGGVLLTSGRFGALMVGGRAGEMLLPMVDRDGSGNATRIT, from the coding sequence GTGTCCCTCAGTTTCGGTAGTGTAAGACCTGGAGCCACATCTTCACTTAAGACGATCACGGTGAAAAACACGGGCACCTCCGATCTTGTGATAGGAAGCATCGACATCACAGGGACCAACGCCTCCGAATTCAGCCAAACAAACAATTGCACGAACATTACGGCAGGTGCTTCATGCGTCGTCAGCGGAACATTTGCGCCCACACCTCCCTCCGGCAATAAGAGCGCAATAGTGAGTATTACCTCTAACGACCCTGCGAAGCTCACCGTAAACGTGAAGCTTTCGGGAACTACTGCAGTGGTCCCCAGGGACGCGGGGGGCGTATTACTGACGAGCGGTCGGTTCGGAGCTCTCATGGTCGGCGGCAGGGCCGGTGAGATGCTTCTCCCTATGGTTGACCGGGATGGGTCGGGCAACGCCAC